From Piliocolobus tephrosceles isolate RC106 chromosome 16, ASM277652v3, whole genome shotgun sequence, the proteins below share one genomic window:
- the TMEM106A gene encoding transmembrane protein 106A isoform X1, which produces MGKTFSQLGSWREDENKSILPSNPATGSQAVSYFSTGSSKSLCSCVPCEGTAGASFVTCPTCQGSGRIPQELEKQLVALIPYGDQRLKPKHTKLFVFLAVLICLVTSSSIIFFLFPRSVVVQPAGLNSSTVAFDEADIYLNITNVLNISNGNYYPITVTQLNLEVLHLSLVVGQVSNNLLLHIGPLTSEQMFYAVATKIPDENMYKICTWLKIKVHHVLLHIHHGNKACFLSRGTLTCSYLSHSEQLVFQSYEYVDCQGNSSVPHQLTPHPP; this is translated from the exons ATGGGTAAGACGTTTTCACAGTTGGGCTCTTGGCGGGAGGACGAGAACAAGTCAATCCTGCCCTCCAATCCAGCCACTGGCAGCCAGGCTGTCAGCTACTTCAGCACCGGTAGCAGCAAGTCTCTTTGTTCCTGTGTGCCTTGTGAAGGAACTGCTGGTGCCAGCTTTGTGACTTGTCCCACCTGCCAGGGCAGTGGCAGGATTCCCCAAG agCTGGAGAAGCAGTTGGTGGCTCTCATCCCCTATGGGGACCAGAGGCTGAAGCCCAAGCACAC GAAGCTCTTTGTGTTCCTGGCCGTGCTCATCTGCCTGGTGACCTCCTCCTCCATCATCTTTTTCCTGTTTCCCCGGTCCGTCGTTGTGCAGCCTGCAGGCCTCAACTCCTCCACGGTGGCCTTTGATGAGGCTGATATCTACCTCAACATAACG AATGTCTTAAACATCTCCAATGGCAACTACTACCCCATTACGGTGACACAGCTGAACCTCGAGGTTCTGCACCTATCCCTCGTGGTGGGGCAGGTTTCCAACAACCTTCTCCTACACATTGGCCCTTTGACCAGTGAACAG ATGTTTTATGCAGTAGCCACCAAGATACCGGATGAAAACATGTA caAAATCTGTACCTGGCTGAAAATCAAAGTCCACCATGTGCTTTTGCACATCCA CCATGGCAACAAGGCCTGCTTCCTCTCCAGGGGCACCCTGACCTGTTCATACCTGAGCCATTCAGAGCAGCTGGTCTTCCAGAGCTATGAGTATGTGGACTGCCAAGGAAACTCATCGGTGCCCCACCAGCTGACCCCTCACCCACCATGA
- the TMEM106A gene encoding transmembrane protein 106A isoform X4: MGKTFSQLGSWREDENKSILPSNPATGSQAVSYFSTGSSKSLCSCVPCEGTAGASFVTCPTCQGSGRIPQELEKQLVALIPYGDQRLKPKHTKLFVFLAVLICLVTSSSIIFFLFPRSVVVQPAGLNSSTVAFDEADIYLNITMFYAVATKIPDENMYKICTWLKIKVHHVLLHIQGTLTCSYLSHSEQLVFQSYEYVDCQGNSSVPHQLTPHPP; encoded by the exons ATGGGTAAGACGTTTTCACAGTTGGGCTCTTGGCGGGAGGACGAGAACAAGTCAATCCTGCCCTCCAATCCAGCCACTGGCAGCCAGGCTGTCAGCTACTTCAGCACCGGTAGCAGCAAGTCTCTTTGTTCCTGTGTGCCTTGTGAAGGAACTGCTGGTGCCAGCTTTGTGACTTGTCCCACCTGCCAGGGCAGTGGCAGGATTCCCCAAG agCTGGAGAAGCAGTTGGTGGCTCTCATCCCCTATGGGGACCAGAGGCTGAAGCCCAAGCACAC GAAGCTCTTTGTGTTCCTGGCCGTGCTCATCTGCCTGGTGACCTCCTCCTCCATCATCTTTTTCCTGTTTCCCCGGTCCGTCGTTGTGCAGCCTGCAGGCCTCAACTCCTCCACGGTGGCCTTTGATGAGGCTGATATCTACCTCAACATAACG ATGTTTTATGCAGTAGCCACCAAGATACCGGATGAAAACATGTA caAAATCTGTACCTGGCTGAAAATCAAAGTCCACCATGTGCTTTTGCACATCCA GGGCACCCTGACCTGTTCATACCTGAGCCATTCAGAGCAGCTGGTCTTCCAGAGCTATGAGTATGTGGACTGCCAAGGAAACTCATCGGTGCCCCACCAGCTGACCCCTCACCCACCATGA
- the TMEM106A gene encoding transmembrane protein 106A isoform X2: MGKTFSQLGSWREDENKSILPSNPATGSQAVSYFSTGSSKSLCSCVPCEGTAGASFVTCPTCQGSGRIPQELEKQLVALIPYGDQRLKPKHTKLFVFLAVLICLVTSSSIIFFLFPRSVVVQPAGLNSSTVAFDEADIYLNITNVLNISNGNYYPITVTQLNLEVLHLSLVVGQVSNNLLLHIGPLTSEQMFYAVATKIPDENMYKICTWLKIKVHHVLLHIQGTLTCSYLSHSEQLVFQSYEYVDCQGNSSVPHQLTPHPP; the protein is encoded by the exons ATGGGTAAGACGTTTTCACAGTTGGGCTCTTGGCGGGAGGACGAGAACAAGTCAATCCTGCCCTCCAATCCAGCCACTGGCAGCCAGGCTGTCAGCTACTTCAGCACCGGTAGCAGCAAGTCTCTTTGTTCCTGTGTGCCTTGTGAAGGAACTGCTGGTGCCAGCTTTGTGACTTGTCCCACCTGCCAGGGCAGTGGCAGGATTCCCCAAG agCTGGAGAAGCAGTTGGTGGCTCTCATCCCCTATGGGGACCAGAGGCTGAAGCCCAAGCACAC GAAGCTCTTTGTGTTCCTGGCCGTGCTCATCTGCCTGGTGACCTCCTCCTCCATCATCTTTTTCCTGTTTCCCCGGTCCGTCGTTGTGCAGCCTGCAGGCCTCAACTCCTCCACGGTGGCCTTTGATGAGGCTGATATCTACCTCAACATAACG AATGTCTTAAACATCTCCAATGGCAACTACTACCCCATTACGGTGACACAGCTGAACCTCGAGGTTCTGCACCTATCCCTCGTGGTGGGGCAGGTTTCCAACAACCTTCTCCTACACATTGGCCCTTTGACCAGTGAACAG ATGTTTTATGCAGTAGCCACCAAGATACCGGATGAAAACATGTA caAAATCTGTACCTGGCTGAAAATCAAAGTCCACCATGTGCTTTTGCACATCCA GGGCACCCTGACCTGTTCATACCTGAGCCATTCAGAGCAGCTGGTCTTCCAGAGCTATGAGTATGTGGACTGCCAAGGAAACTCATCGGTGCCCCACCAGCTGACCCCTCACCCACCATGA
- the TMEM106A gene encoding transmembrane protein 106A isoform X3, with protein sequence MGKTFSQLGSWREDENKSILPSNPATGSQAVSYFSTGSSKSLCSCVPCEGTAGASFVTCPTCQGSGRIPQELEKQLVALIPYGDQRLKPKHTKLFVFLAVLICLVTSSSIIFFLFPRSVVVQPAGLNSSTVAFDEADIYLNITMFYAVATKIPDENMYKICTWLKIKVHHVLLHIHHGNKACFLSRGTLTCSYLSHSEQLVFQSYEYVDCQGNSSVPHQLTPHPP encoded by the exons ATGGGTAAGACGTTTTCACAGTTGGGCTCTTGGCGGGAGGACGAGAACAAGTCAATCCTGCCCTCCAATCCAGCCACTGGCAGCCAGGCTGTCAGCTACTTCAGCACCGGTAGCAGCAAGTCTCTTTGTTCCTGTGTGCCTTGTGAAGGAACTGCTGGTGCCAGCTTTGTGACTTGTCCCACCTGCCAGGGCAGTGGCAGGATTCCCCAAG agCTGGAGAAGCAGTTGGTGGCTCTCATCCCCTATGGGGACCAGAGGCTGAAGCCCAAGCACAC GAAGCTCTTTGTGTTCCTGGCCGTGCTCATCTGCCTGGTGACCTCCTCCTCCATCATCTTTTTCCTGTTTCCCCGGTCCGTCGTTGTGCAGCCTGCAGGCCTCAACTCCTCCACGGTGGCCTTTGATGAGGCTGATATCTACCTCAACATAACG ATGTTTTATGCAGTAGCCACCAAGATACCGGATGAAAACATGTA caAAATCTGTACCTGGCTGAAAATCAAAGTCCACCATGTGCTTTTGCACATCCA CCATGGCAACAAGGCCTGCTTCCTCTCCAGGGGCACCCTGACCTGTTCATACCTGAGCCATTCAGAGCAGCTGGTCTTCCAGAGCTATGAGTATGTGGACTGCCAAGGAAACTCATCGGTGCCCCACCAGCTGACCCCTCACCCACCATGA